From the genome of Denticeps clupeoides chromosome 17, fDenClu1.1, whole genome shotgun sequence:
TATTGTCTTGTCTGGTCGGTCTGCTTTAGTGAGCATATGTGATTTGTTATACCAAGGTATTACATGTATCCTTTTTAGGAGAGCAACATTATCCAACATAGTTAGATAACAGTGATAAATCTTGTAGGATATTAGTAAACCTCTGcactgtacttgatgtaattgtccatttgtctagctcagggagttgattttattgtgtATAAGTCATATATTTTAACAGCGATAAGGATATTATCTGAGATTATTACAGATTGTGGAAGACTGACCATGTCTTCTTTATTCttcttcctgtttttatttttcataagaGCAAGGTAAAGGCGTAGTGTCAATAGtctacacgctgggtggcggttCTATGCGAATGGTGGATGCTCGGTTTGtccagtctgtctgctgcctggtctcggctctggcaaTGTTTTTGATGttaagactatgagccagatTTTTTAGATAACTGAGTGGTGCCCTCCCAGTTGGGGTAGATGCCATCTCGggcaaaaagaccaggcttcccccgaaAAGTTGGCCAGTAATgaataaaacccactttatttATTGGACACCAATctgacaaccagcgatttatatcaAGGAGTCTGccacaggtctcgtcgctacgccgaaactgggGAAGTGAGCCAATTCAAGCATCTTCATACATTTAGCCAATTGAAGCATCTCTATACAATTGTCTTTAGTTATTTCCATCTGCCGCTGCCGTACATCGTTAGCGGTGACGTAAATTGCTGTACTGGAATATCTACGGTAATTTAGTGGCGGCCTTGGTGGGTCGCTTGCGTGGTTTACGCTGAACAGTCACGCGactgccctgctgtccagaGGGCGCTACTTGTACCGGAGCCGGGGTAGAGGCCGTTACCAGCTGACTAGGCTGGTGCGTATCCGGTGCTAAAAATTAATCTGGGAAAACTCCCTAATCAGATATAAGTGTGCACTCTTCTATCTTGgctattttctccgtcatttTCAGTCTTCTACACTTTGCACATGTAAAATCCTCGCTGTTGACTGAGAATgataaactgtacatttcacaaactGCACAGGGGACAAGTGAGGGGAGCCATAAGTAACATTTTGTTGGTTTTCAAACATTGAAAGGTAATCCTTTAAGTCCTTAAAGATGAGAGCAGCTCACACCAGgcacaccaaacagtgcagaACCAGAAGTACCCAGATTAGACACCTTTTCCCAGCTGTGCACCGTGCATGCATTTTCCATACAACCTTTAACCATTCCGTAATTAATAAAATTGGTCTGCTTGCTTTATTACAGATAGATGAGGACGTCATTGTCTCTTCTACAGGGGCTCTCTCCCTGTCAAAGGTTCCAGAAGAGCTCATTGTGATTGGAGCTGGAGTCATCGGAGTGGAGCTTGTGAGTGGAATTAGCAGTAGCCAATTATCAATAGGCAGGTTATTGCATATAATAGATGGATAAACAAAATTATTTCTAAATACTCTTATATTAAATGTGATAAGGGTTCAGTGTGGCAGCGCCTGGGAGCCAAAGTAACTGCTGTTGAATTCCTGGGACATGTTGGTGGAATGGGAATTGACATGGAGATCTCCAAGAATTTCCAGCGCATCCTCCAGAAGCAGGGCATGAAGTTCAAACTCGGCACTAAGGTTTTGGGAGCCACAAAGAGAGCAGATGGCAAGATTGATGTTGCGTGAGTGTACTGTTTTATGATCTTTGCTTTATTtaatgggacctttaaatagATCAGgagaacataatttttttaacctttgtgTTCTGACCAGGGTGGAGGCGGCAACAGGAGGGAAGAACGAGACCCTGACGTGTGATGTCCTGCTGGTGTGCATTGGCCGTCGTCCCTTCACTAAAAACCTGGGCCTGGAGTCTGTTGGCATTGAACTGGACAACCGTGGCAGGATCCCCATCAACAACCGCTTTCAGACAAAAGTCCCGAGGTATGTCCTCTTTGCATCCTGTGATCTTGAGAATGGAAAATTCCATTAGTAAGTCCAGTTCAGATTTGtgtatatttaacattttacatttgtggcatttatcagatgcccttatcaagagtcacttacaatcagtagatacagggacagtccccccctggagacacgcagggataagtgtcttgctcaggtacacaatggtagtaagtagggtttgaacctgtgactttatggtcttcttcGGATTCATAgaggagtgtgttacccgctatgAATAGGCTATGTATACTGTACCATATCCTAAACCTGTGCTGTTTTTGTTCCAACTCTCAGTATTTATGCCATTGGTGACGTGGTTGCTGGGCCAATGCTGGCACATAAAGCTGAGGATGAGGGCATCATTTGTGTGGAGGGCATGGCTGGTGGAGCCGTCCACATAGACTACAACTGTGTGCCTTCAGTCATCTACACTCACCCAGAGGTGGCCTGGGTTGGCAAGACTGAGGAGCAGCTCAAAGAGGAGGCAAGTTCTATATAATATATCTCAGGCCATCACAATGTATAATACAATATAGTATCGTGTAATGCAATATAGCACGTGGGCATTAATCACTTCAGAGTTCTTAAAGGATAATTGCCATTATTCACTTATTTTGCAGGGTGTACCATACAAGGTTGGCAAATTCCCTTTTGCAGCAAACAGCAGAGCAAAGACCAATAATGACACTGAGGGGCTGGTGAAGATCCTGAGTCAcaaggagacagacagaatgcTGGGCTCCCACATCTTGGGATCTGTAAGTGATCTGATGAATAAAAGTGATGTTTAATTCAGACCCTCTCTTTCCTTTTAATTAGACGTATAAATTAACGCGTCTGAAAATGTGCGTCATCCTGTAGATGTTTATCCTGTAGATGTTTCAAAAAACGAAACAGttttgtaaagtgtgtgtgtgtgtgtgtgtgtgttttccgtGTTCTGCAGGGAGCAGGAGAGATGATTAATGAAGCAGCACTTGCTATGGAGTATGGAGCATCATGTGAGGATGTTGCCAGAGTGTGCCACGCCCATCCTGTGAGTATCTCTGTTGAAAGCTTATTAGATATTTATTGAGTTTATATTGGTTATATACAGGTTTTTTTATGCAGATTTGACATTGGTATAATAagttagatttacatttagCTTTAGATGTTGGTTAGCAGTCAGGCAGGATAGAAAAATTAGAGCAAAGTCTGAGATTTAATACACCCCCCCCCTTTCCTCTAAACCCACAGACCGTGTCAGAAGCCTTCAGGGAAGCCAACCTTGCAGCCTCATTTGGAAAAGCGATCAACTTCTAGACAGTCATCTGATcacatgtactgtacataagCGTCTGCTACATAACCCGTTCAGAGCTGCCATGCTGACAGCAGTCACCCTTGGCTCACAGAGCATCCTACTTACTCACATACAGTAAAGATGTACTTTCTATCAAATTTagtatgtttatttaaatgtttcaatGAAGCAGTTTGGGTcaatctgataaatgcacaACAGTCAGAGTTTAACTTTGGTGCAGGTGAAATTATGTGAATTCACCTTTTGAAAACAACGGCTCCCATGGTAGAAACAATCCTGGAGATGTGTTTGAATTTGTAATGTTTTGGGGCAGGGgggagaaatatatatataaaaaatcttaaCTTGAGCAAACATGTTTTGGTGTGTTTCAGTGAGAACACTACACATTTGTGAATTAAAAACTCATTAAATTCTGCACTAGGCTGCATCACTCATTACAATGCAGTTCAGCGCAATAGTGTGCTTTTGGTAGGAAGTTATTAAATGTCATGGAAATGATTTGGGATTCCATTAGTGAGTCCAGGAACCTTGAGTGCAAAACAGGATTTGATTCATCAGATGGATGTTTTGGGGGGACAAACTAGATTTATATGCACACATTCCCTGAAAACAACAACGATTACCAGATCACCTCTGTCCCAGTCATTTAtctctaatttaaaaaaaaaaaaagtatggttCCCTGATTTAACATATTCTTGTGTCTTTACAAAGGATAATGCATTGCCATTCTGTccaataataatatattgaaTCTCATGGTCACTTTGACAGTCACATGTTCTCCAATTACCCTGTCAAAAATCGTTCACTTTTGGCCAAAATGAAATGGTGAACATAGATCATGAACCAGCATCATCTGCATACATGCTACTTAATGTGTGACGTACATGCCAGGTTTTtattatgcaaaaaaataagATCCCATAAAATTGTTACCGCAAAAAAGTACAATATGTTGGATGCATAACGAATAGTAGCACCACTAGATCACTTTTTTTAACATCACTAAAACTTGACATTTTAACATCCACAGTAGAGGAGTAGATTCACTCTTCTGCAGTGTCTACTCTTTAATGAGCTTTTCGCTTTCATCATCTACATGATAAACACCCTAATTGAGATGACTATCCATCACTTCTTATGAACCAAATACTCAGCAATACACCATTTGTGCTGAAAAGTATTCTTTATTTCATCTGCTGAAAGGTTTTGGTCCGGACCATTTTGAATGGGGGatagcataaaataaaaatgactttgGAGCTGCAGTTCACCAACAACTGAGAGTAGATTCGTGTTGCAGGTCTTTTTCAGCACTAAATATGTACTGGgatgaaacatgttttctggTAAACACATcagaaaatgtgtaaattaATCGGCACTTGCTGTGGTGACAGCGTTAAAAAAGGCAGGTGCTATAAAGAGTGACTTTTTGGCTGATTTCCTGAAGCAGCTCTTGAACAGCCATCTCCAAATCCACCAGCTGATTGGCCTTATCTTCCAGAGTCTTCTGGTTATCTTCATAAGACTTTTCCAAATCTACAAAAACAGGGAATGCAGGTGAGAACTGCAGGACACTTAAATTGCCCAAGATTATTTGACATCATCTAGTAAAGTGTCCTTCAAATAGCCTTTAATTGGAtggaaagtgggatttgagtgGAGCTGCTGTACCTTTCAAAAGTTGCAGCTTCCCGCTGGCCTGGAGTAGCAGATCTTTGgcctcctgctgcagcatctcTGCCCTCTTCTTGGCCTCTGCGATGCCGCTGGCTTTCTGTGTGATCAGGTCTTCCACAGCACTGTATTTATTCTTCAGATCTGTGTCCAAGTCCTGGCCAAAAAGCAGCAAATAAACTTACTCACTACTCACAGAAAAAAGAATCAAGAATCCATCTGTTGGATTTAAATGTTGCATTAAAATGCTAAACGCACAAAGAACAGATTATGGTTGTACCTTTTTGACCTCATCTACAACTTTGTTAATACTCtcagtgtctctctgtgtgttctcAGCAGTGAGGGTGCTGTTCTGGGCCTTCTCCTTCAACAAAGCCACGTCCTGCTCCAGACGCAGCAGCCTCTGGGTGGCGTTGTTCAACCTGAACTCGGAATCAGCCGTCTCTGACTCcacctgaggaaaaaaaaaaattttttaatatAGGAAATCATTTTACAGCTGTGAAAGTTAAACATTTTTACTTCtgcattttacttttaataacaACCTTCCTTTCCTGATGTATCTCTCATGACTTACTGAAACGAGGAGGTCCTGAGTGCCCTTgatgtcagtggtggcctgctTAATTGCTTCAGTTGCTGCGTTCTGAGCGCGCTCGGCTTCCTCCAGAGCCGCCTTCACCATCTCAGCTGTGTTCTTCATGTCTGTTGCTTCCGTGCTGTGGACAGAGAGTAAATCCATGTAGTTCAGAAGGCAGGAGATCCCGAATTGTCcagagaaaaacaagaacatCATCAATAATCTTCAGTGCAGAGTTATGGGTGTCATTGTCCCACCATATTCTCCATAATCCTGTGGGATCCAGATGGCCACCAGGAGTCACCACTGTTCTCCATCATACTGAAGCTGTTTCAGATTGATCACAATAATCTAACTTGGCTTCCAGTTTTTCTTCAGTCCTCCATGTGAAGTCTActtctggggtggtagtagcctagtgggtaacacactcgcctatgaaccagaagacccaggttcaaatcccactaactaccattgtgtccctgagcaggacacttaaccctaagttgctccaggggggactgtccctgtaattactgattgtaagtcgctctggataagggcgtctgataaatgccgtaaatgtaaatgtacatctgaTGGTGAAAAGAACGGCATCCTCTGAATACTCACCTGGCTTTGCGGGCTTGCTCTAGCAGGCTCTCCGCACGCTGGATGTCAGCAGCACTCTGGTTGAGGATGACCTCCACCTCAGACAGGCTGCCCACACGCTCACGGATCTCATCGGTCAAGTTCTGCAGCTGGGCAGGGGTGGTGGGCATCTGCATCTCCAGGACCTCGTTGGCGACCTTCTCAATACTCTCCAAGTCTGCACCATCctctgcacaaaataaatccaCACGAGGTTTCGTGTAAAGTTGTTCAATGAACAATATGCATACTGGCTTCAAGGTTTTTCCACATGTTTCTCATCTTTTCATAGAAATTCTATCGTATTAATTTCAAATCCAAAACCATTTTGCACCATACATGGCAATCTGCACCGTCACTCCTCACTCTAAACATTTCCAAGTCTGTCCAGCTGAAGACACTTCAGATACTAAACAGATATTGGGAGGGGAGGGGTGAAGGGGGAGCGCGTACGTGTTAAGAAGTCCCGGATCTGCTTGATGAGGTTGCGCAGCTCCTCGTTGCTCTGGTCCACACGCTTCTTGGTCTCGTTGGTTTTGAGCAGCACGCCTTGAGCGCTCAGCTTTGCACTGTCCGCTTTCACCTTTGCCTCTGCAACCTGCACATTGTGATAAGTGAGAGATTTAACTGGCCACTTCACAAAAATACCTAAAGAGACGCACTACTCGTTCATGGGTTGACTATTTTTTCACtgtcaaaaatgaaataaccaGGTGATATTAtgtaataaacatgtaatatgtgTGTTGGACTGTTCAAAGCAGCAAACTTGGCTGCTCTTGACCACCTTGAGTTAGCAAATGAGGATGTTCCTGCAACAGTCCTAACTTCCTATGTTTGAGTACTATGTTGAGCTCTTTGATTCACTCATCTCATCAAAAAGCAGACACACAACCTGATTAATCAGCCATTGTTTCAttgtgttaaaaatgtgtttcctgTATAAGAATCTTCAAAACAAGCTCCAGGCTCCAAGGCCTCCATACAGTAGCTCTATGCTAATTTTGCTAATGTAATGGAGGGGAAACACTATTGTACGCATATTTCGTGCatattacaaaaatgtttcatttccatAATTTCATTAAGGACCTGGTCTTacaaactcatgctttactatAATGACGCCCTACTGTGATTAATCAAACAGTGTCTTCCAAACTATATAATACAGCCGTCATTACCCAGTTATAGTCATATTGCGTAAAAACTCTTTAAAACTCATGcatacagcatttacacaaaGTGTAAAGGGTGAGATGGCTTGTGGGCCAGGATATTTCCTGCATGGTGCCAACGTTCGCTCACCAGCTTGGAGAGCTTTTCCACTTCTTCCATGGTGCTGACGATGTCCCTGTCAAAATCCTTGGCCTTCTGCCAGGCGTTGTGGGACAGCGTGGAGAGGCCGTCGCACCCCTCTCCGCCGCACTTCCTTTTTCCATCTGCGCCCAGGCAGCTCAGGCCACCGCAGGGTGAGTCCGCGCACGCTGCTGAGCCTGCAGGGCTGCCACACGTCTGCAGCAGACGAAAACCAGACACCCTTTCTATTCCGCCGCACTCTGAATAGAGTTTTGAAGGAGATTTTGTGTTCTGACCCAGCCTGACCTCGAGTGTGCTGCTGGTGTACAAGTGTTTTACACTCCAAATCTATACACCCGTGCCACGTATTTGTTCCATAGGGTGTATAGAATTATAAAGACAACCGGCAGCAATTACTTTTATAATATTTCCTCCCACAACAAAATATACAATTCCAAGCAACACCATTCTCCGGATGATAAAAACAGGTGAGTAAGGCAGGGTGGTATGAAAGGCGTATGAAATTGCACCTTTTCACTGAGCTCCGCTAGACTGAGGGTCTCCAGTTGACCAGCCAGGTCGTCCAAGCTCTTGGCATACTCATCATGCTTCTGGGCAAACTCTTGTCCGGACACGTTCATCCTGTCCTCTACAATCTGGCGCAGGTCAGCAGACTGCTGGACGGTGTTGTTTGGCCCGCTGGTGGAGGCATTCGCACGTTCCTCTGCCAACAAGGACTGCTGGTAATATCTGGTAATGCTGTCTGCAGCACCTGTGAATGAGACACGTTTATGACTATCCTGTCTCAATATTAGACATCCATGTGGATGTTTCCTAGTTGAGATGAAGGTACTTACCCCGCACATCTGAGTTCTTTATGATCTCGACTTGCTCCTGAAGATCTTTAATGGTCCGTTCCAGTTTCTGCGCATCCTCTGAGAGTGAATCCAGTTTGGTATCGGTGCTATTGTTTTCCAACGAGGTCTTAGATAAAGTCTCTTCTGTCACATTCAACTTGTTGATCAGTTCTCCCACAAGATCGCTGTtagaaaacgaaaaaaaaaaaagtcattagaattttatttattttcagttgtACGGCTGGTGATGTGGTGAGAATTCTCATTAAAATCTAAAACATCAGACGTGACATCTACAGCCGCCACTTGGCTAATTTCCTTCATTAAAGGCGATCTTCTGAAGCCCCATCTTCTAACAACGATAAGCATAATTTAAGATGTGGCTGTCAGTCGTGTTCCTGGAGGCTCTTCTGCCAGAACTCCAGCTCCAACGCTTTTAATGATCTTGTGATCATTAATAGCTTAATGGTGCATGTGTCAGATATGATGTGCTAAAGAAAGGAATTGCGTGTTAAGATGCCTCCACCACAGATACCAAATGCTAGATGcacaatacataaaatatataaatgacatATAAATAAGAGGTTGAAGCAAACAGCTTCCAGCATGCACAGTTATACACCTTATCCAGGATGTTTGTTTCATTCTGAATATTGGACATTTAATTGCGTTCTTGCCATTCAATGCCattcttctttatttcttctaaAAGTATGTAAAGTCTCAAGCATCTGCTATGCATTgtcattaattaatattaattgtgTCAAGCATAGATGAAACATACGTGGCCTGCTCTAGAAGCTGCTGGATCTCAGTCAGGGGTTGAGTGGCTGGGTTCTGGGCCAAGATGTTACTGATGGTGTTGGTGCTCTTCTCCATGTTGTCTATAGTCTCCTTGTACGGGCCAGTGATGCCGCTGGCTTTGATGGCGTTCACCTTCTGCACCAGCCTGTGCGTCTGGTTGGTCAGCTCGCCCACGATCACGTCCCACTCGGCGAAGCACTGGTGGCAGCGTTCGCAGTTGGGGAACTCGCCGGAGAAGCCACGAGCACACTTGTCACATCGGGGACCCGACACGCCCTCAACACACACGCAGTGTCCAGTGGCTTTGTTGCACTGGGGTTCAGCGGTGCCTCTGTGGTCACAGTCACAGGCTGGAAAAGATACACACCAACTCATTAACGTTCGTGGGAACAGAGAAAACATATTaagtttaagtgaagtgattgtcacatgtgatacacagcagcacagcacacggtgcacacagtgaaatttgtcctctgcatttaacccatcaccctgagtgagcagtgggcagccatgacaggcgcccggttagcagtgtgcggggatggtgctttgctcagtggcacctcggcagatcgggattcggcaaccttctaattaccgggccgcttccttaaccgctaggccaccacggacATTTTCATTGTAGTGGACGTGACACAAAAATCCTACACATTTCCAATATGTAATTTTGCACTATTAAATAAAGTGATAATAAAGTAAAActcagccactggggacgcatgtgacTGTATTTCTTGGTTctggtcccaagcccaggtaaatagGGAGGGTTGAGTCCGGAAGGACATCCGGCATAAAACGTTCAGCTCAACTGTGCGATCCGCTGTGGAAGCAGccggaggaaggaaggaggaggaggagtatgCACTATTAAATCAGAATTCCTGACAGCAGCTCATCTACATCTATGTAATGCACATGAAAAATGATGTGCATGTAAATAtgtggatttacatttacatttacagcatttatcagacgcccttatccagagcgacttacaatcagtagttacagggacagtctccctggagcaacttagggttaagtgtcttgctcagggacacaatggtagtaagggggattcgaacccgggtcttctggttcataggtgagtgtgttacccactaggctactaccacctattaTACAAAGGACTGGTAATGCTGTCCAAGCATGTTCTTTATGAAAAGCATGCATCAGAACTGTTAAGAGTCTGATGTTAAAAAACAGCTttacgaaaagaaaaaaaacatcagattCAAGTAGTAAATTGGAATGTATTGCTTTGGTGAACAGAGTCTAAATTGATTCCACATTCCAGACACTTAGCAACCATATCTCACTATCTTGAGTGTGTGAATGGCCGACTTTGGTGGCGGGAGAGGAGATGCAGACATTACAGCAGGGGGGATGTTTGCCCACTTCAAACCCCCCAAGGGAGGACAGGCCTTTGGAGAACAAAAGGGGAATTGTCTGAGAATCCCGACGCTTTgagacacacaacaaacaaatgGTCCTCCTCAGATTGACTCCCCAAACACGGCAAAAGGTGTTTACAGATAGAAACACAAAGGGCTTCACCTTGGAGCCATTCCCCATTGCACAAAAGCCCGTGGAAGTGGGGGCATAAGCACAAGGTTAATCCTTGCTTTATTCAGCCGGAGGCCCCAAGCCCCCTGAGTGAGTCTTGCTTGAGGTATGCAATGAATGTGACCCTAAGAGCTCTACAACGAGCTGGTGTCCTTTTGTCTCCGAAACCGGGGCGAGTTGCACACTCATTACCTGAATGTCCCCATTCACCCTGGGACTGGCTGATAAAAAGCCACGGCCTGTTTACCCAGAGTCTACTGTGGACACACTCGGCCAACAAAGACCAGGTGTGAGGTGTTCACCGTTTGCCCAAACTCACACTGAACTGGGGAATGAACAGCCAGGCCAGGCCAAGATCTATTCCAGCAGATATACAGAATTCAAGCAGCGTTTTATGTTTAAGTCCCCAAATTGCTATGAAATACGAGGACTCGAAGCACACACTCAGACCCCTCCCCAACTTCCTCACCACACTGAGCATCTGTTTCACATTACAGTACAATACGATGACATGGGAGGATGTGagatttgcatttcttttttttttcttccactgcAAAAGTCCACCATCTGGTTCACATTCCAAAATGGGGTTCTGGGTCTTTCACACAGCTCCCACAggagttttatattttatatatttatgcagTTCAAATAGAAGGCTGAATTAGACAgtactgtgcatgtgtgtggctCAGCCCATGACTGATGGGGAAAATGTGAATGTAAGAAGGAGGCTGGAAGCCCTGCTAATATCCATTGGATGATGGGAGCAGGCCGAGGGCAAGAAAACATGGA
Proteins encoded in this window:
- the dld gene encoding dihydrolipoyl dehydrogenase, mitochondrial; this encodes MQSWNQLYRTLATRGSHLPCKLNGVSVLSVRTYADKAQIDADVTVVGSGPGGYVAAIKAAQLGFKTVCVEKNATLGGTCLNVGCIPSKALLNNSYLYHMAHGKDFESRGIEISGITLNLEKMMAQKSGAVKALTGGIAHLFKQNKVTHVNGFGTITGKNQVTAKVEDGSEQVINTKNILIATGSEVTPFPGIQIDEDVIVSSTGALSLSKVPEELIVIGAGVIGVELGSVWQRLGAKVTAVEFLGHVGGMGIDMEISKNFQRILQKQGMKFKLGTKVLGATKRADGKIDVAVEAATGGKNETLTCDVLLVCIGRRPFTKNLGLESVGIELDNRGRIPINNRFQTKVPSIYAIGDVVAGPMLAHKAEDEGIICVEGMAGGAVHIDYNCVPSVIYTHPEVAWVGKTEEQLKEEGVPYKVGKFPFAANSRAKTNNDTEGLVKILSHKETDRMLGSHILGSGAGEMINEAALAMEYGASCEDVARVCHAHPTVSEAFREANLAASFGKAINF